One genomic segment of Ipomoea triloba cultivar NCNSP0323 chromosome 9, ASM357664v1 includes these proteins:
- the LOC116030138 gene encoding GDSL esterase/lipase At5g03610-like has product MKLSICLCFFSFFLSLLISGHLGNVEGSGHRRRDEKKAPTALFVFGDSYADTGNLPKAVASSWKQPYGITFPGKPSGRFTDGRLFTDFLAKLLGLKSPIPFKWIKYAMHRLQYGMNFAYGGTGVFDTLVAAPNMTTQIDILEKLIKDSVYTKKDLESSLFLVSVAGNDYAYYIATGGTFAGLPAFSGRLMDQLVADLKRIRGLGAKRIAVTSLPPLGCLPRSTAEFSFKQCNGSANLGASYHNSLLQNAVAELNKETKASSYVVLDLYTSFYDILQKKQGTKKFSSPLKPCCQGVNSSFFCGDVDEKGVAMYKVCRDPTSAFFWDTVHPTQAGWNAVYTSLRSTLEHIISH; this is encoded by the exons ATGAAGCTCTCAATATGCCTTtgcttcttctccttcttcctttCACTCCTCATCTCTg GGCATTTAGGGAATGTTGAAGGTTCGGGGCATCGGCGGCGGGATGAGAAGAAGGCACCGACGGCGCTGTTTGTGTTTGGGGATTCGTACGCCGATACCGGAAACCTGCCGAAGGCGGTGGCGTCATCTTGGAAGCAGCCTTATGGCATCACCTTTCCCGGCAAGCCCTCCGGGAGGTTTACCGACGGTCGTCTCTTCACTGATTTCCTTG CTAAGTTGCTGGGATTGAAGTCTCCCATACCGTTCAAATGGATAAAGTACGCCATGCATCGGCTGCAATATGGAATGAACTTTGCATATGGCGGGACAGGAGTGTTTGATACTTTAGTTGCAGCACCTAACATGACTACCCAGATTGATATTCTCGAGAAACTGATTAAGGATTCGGTGTACACAAAGAAAGACTTGGAGTCGTCGCTGTTCTTGGTCAGTGTCGCCGGCAACGATTATGCCTATTACATTGCCACCGGGGGCACTTTCGCG GGCTTGCCGGCGTTCTCGGGTCGTTTGATGGATCAATTGGTGGCGGATTTAAAGCGCATCCGAGGATTGGGAGCGAAGAGGATAGCGGTGACGAGTCTGCCGCCACTGGGATGCCTCCCGCGAAGCACCGCCGAGTTTTCGTTTAAACAGTGCAACGGCAGCGCGAATTTAGGGGCCAGCTACCACAACAGCTTGCTGCAGAATGCCGTCGCCGAACTGAACAAAGAAACCAAGGCTTCCTCGTACGTCGTTCTTGATCTCTACACCTCATTCTACGACATCCTCCAGAAAAAACAAG GGACTAAGAAGTTCTCGAGTCCGTTGAAACCGTGTTGTCAGGGAGTGAATAGCAGTTTCTTCtgcggggatgtggatgagaaAGGGGTGGCGATGTACAAAGTGTGCCGTGATCCTACGTCGGCGTTTTTCTGGGACACAGTTCACCCTACTCAAGCTGGATGGAATGCTGTTTATACATCTTTAAGATCTACACTTGAACACATAATTTCCCATTAA
- the LOC116029534 gene encoding GDSL esterase/lipase At5g03610-like — MKLSVYFCFFSFFLSLLISGHLGIVEASGHRRRDKKKAGLKPTALFVFGDSYADTGNLPKAVAPSWKQPYGITFPGKPSGRFTDGRVFTDFLAKLLGLKSPIPYKWIKYAMHRLQYGMNFAYGGTGVFDTLILAPNLTTQIDIFEKLIKDSVYTNKDLESSLFLVSVSGNDYSHYLAKGGTFPGLPAFTGRLMNQLVADLKRIRGLGAKRIAVTNLGPLGCIPQNTAKFSFKHCNDSESLACNYHNSLLHKAVVKLNKQTKASSYVVLDMFTSFSDILQKKQAGSRKFSSPLKPCCVGVKSGFICGDVDEKGVAMYKVCRDPTSAFFWDIIHPTQAGWNAVYTSLRSTLEHIISH; from the exons ATGAAGCTCTCAGTATACTTTtgcttcttctccttcttcctttCGCTCCTCATCTCTg GGCATTTAGGGATTGTTGAAGCTTCGGGGCATCGCCGGCGAGATAAGAAGAAGGCCGGGTTGAAACCGACGGCGCTGTTTGTGTTTGGGGATTCGTACGCCGATACCGGAAACCTGCCGAAGGCGGTGGCACCATCTTGGAAGCAGCCTTATGGCATCACCTTTCCCGGCAAGCCCTCCGGGAGGTTTACCGACGGTCGCGTCTTCACTGATTTCCTTG CTAAGTTGCTGGGATTGAAGTCTCCCATACCGTACAAATGGATAAAGTACGCCATGCATCGGCTGCAATATGGAATGAACTTTGCATATGGCGGGACAGGAGTGTTTGATACTTTAATTTTAGCACCTAACTTGACTACCCAGATTGATATTTTCGAGAAACTGATTAAGGATTCGGTGTACACAAATAAAGACTTGGAGTCGTCGCTGTTCTTGGTCAGTGTTTCCGGCAACGATTATTCCCATTACCTTGCCAAAGGGGGCACTTTCCCG GGTTTGCCGGCGTTCACGGGTCGTTTGATGAATCAATTAGTGGCGGACTTAAAGCGCATCCGAGGATTAGGAGCGAAGAGGATAGCGGTGACGAATCTGGGGCCACTGGGATGCATCCCGCAAAACACCGCCAAGTTTTCGTTCAAACACTGCAACGACAGCGAGAGTTTAGCGTGCAACTACCACAACAGCCTGCTGCACAAAGCCGTCGTCAAACTGAACAAACAAACCAAGGCTTCCTCGTACGTGGTTCTTGATATGTTCACCTCATTCTCCGACATCCTCCAGAAAAAACAAG CAGGGAGTAGGAAGTTCTCGAGTCCGTTAAAACCGTGTTGTGTGGGAGTGAAGAGCGGATTCATAtgcggggatgtggatgagaaAGGGGTGGCGATGTACAAAGTGTGCCGCGATCCCACGTCGGCGTTTTTCTGGGACATAATTCACCCTACTCAAGCTGGATGGAATGCTGTTTATACATCTTTAAGATCTACACTTGAACACATTATTTCCCATTAA